Below is a window of Chiroxiphia lanceolata isolate bChiLan1 chromosome 9, bChiLan1.pri, whole genome shotgun sequence DNA.
TTTAACACAGAAGGGTAAAAGTTCAAAATGAacacatttaatatttaaagaaatgcagaaagcagaCTGCAGCAGAATACATGGTCAGAACGTGGGCTGTGTTGCaaagtgtttggttttgaaagaTTCATTTaagttttaatgtatttcaggggaaaaaatgtgctgctgtggggaaaatcCCCAGCCATTCATTATTTCAGTAACTCTGTAGAGTATTTAAAAGCTACCAAGAACTAAAGTGCTATTCACTTTCTTGGACTATGAAGTAGCTATTATATACTGTGAAAATAGTAAAATACTGGGCTTGTGCTATGGCTTCATCCCCAGCCAGATGCCATGAAGTCACTCTCCCTCAATCTGCAAACACTAAACataaaagtactgaaaaataatttaggagACGCGAAGAGTTTTTAAGCTTCAGACAATTAATTCAGCTCATCCTTGTCAGCTCAGAAACCACCCACAGAGCAGTTCCCCATGTGTTTCCCCATGATTCATGTGAACGTTTAACCTAATGAACTTCCAAATCTGAGCACTGTTCAAgtgattaatattttaactgtCTGAAATtaccaaagaaaaacacacaaccAGCTCTAGAGAAAAGTGATACtttttcctatcttttttttctttaagtagaACACTTTCAGCAGAGAAATATCAGCAATAATTTTaagttctgttttccaaaaaaaaaaaaaaaaaagacatttactAGTAGACACCAAAGTGCCTATTACTACAAACTAAGAGAAataactgtttttaaataaacttccTCAAATTTATGTGCTCCCTCCATTCATGTAGGGCAAAAAAGGAGTTTCAGTATGTGTTAAGTGCAAGtgttttctccccctcccaGAAGCAGAGCTTGCAATACAACCTTCAGCCAaacaaaaagttaatttttaggCAACACTGGCACATTTAATCAAGATTCCTAGATCCAGCTCCATGTGCAGCATGGTTGGAAGCTTGTAACCACTTTTAGTgaagccaaaaaaagaaagacttgaCAGGTTTACTGAGGTTGAGCAGACACCATTTGTAGCAATAATATTAAGGCCAGTAACAGAACTGGGAGAAGTGACCTGATCCAAAAGTCACCTTATGGTTTGTAAATGTGAATGTgaaggaagcagcacagctctgcttccccttcAGGGCCATGTCTCAGGATTGCCAAATGTACTTCACTCCAACTTAGCAGCAACAGCATGATAATTAACTTTCCCTGCTCTTACTGTATTTCTCCCTGTAATTATCCAAAGGCCACTGTACAAGGGCTTGTAGAAGTAGCCTGGCAAGGAAAGCCAGATCAACAGCTGAGATAAGAACAGCGATCTgcttcagaaagcaaacaaaacataaaaaagaggGCTTTTCCTCCTTATTTAAGTGCTACCTTTGTTTATCATCTCAAATGTTTAAAGCTAAAAACATGCCTCAAAAAAATTCCCAGGTTTTTATAATTTTAGGTCTTTACACAAAGTTAAGAGAAactaattattttcctttaaagatgAATGAAACACTTCAGTATGGTATTTATAGTGGTAACACACCTGATATTTCACTATTATTTGGATACAAATCTtctcaaaaatacaaaaatagcaTGACAACAATTTGAAATGTGCATCTCAAGGCAACTAAATAGGGACACACATCCAGACCAGTGTCCCCAGCTTTTCTTACAAACGTAAAGTTACTTGAATAAGTAATTCTCAATGGGTAAGACAACTACCTTAAGCTAATCTCCTGCCTAACACCAGTGTCCAAAAATAGTgttaaagatatatttttcaatatatctGTACCTACTACAcctgtgtatatataaattcaaaaaaatgggtttatatataaataggtatttatatagtaattagCAAATTATACATCTATATGTATATGCCTATAAAGCTAAGAGAGGACCAGAAACGTTTATATAATCCAAATTCTAACatttatagaaataattttttctctctgcttcccttccaTGAAGGTATTCTGCAAGCACTGGATGTTCTATAACCCTGTGCAGTGAGCACAGATCTGAGCAGTCCAGTCGACACTGAAAGTGTAACACAGAATCTGAGCAGAACATGGTTTCTGAAGATTTACCCGCTGCAACAACTTCTCTACCAAATCCCGCATCTAAATTTCGGTGTTTGCTGCTCAAACCAGAAAGCTAATCTTTGACAGTAATCTAATGGAATCTAACTCCAAGTGAGGGATTCCAAAGGCTTGGCTCCACACCACGGCAAACTCACCAGTTCAGGTAGTTTAACAGTCAAGGAACCTTAGTTCTGCCTCTAATTTATGACTTTATCTTTTATCTGTTCAGCAGCCTCCTGCCGGTCACCGCGCTCGTGTTAAAATGAAGATATTCAAGTGGACTTTGGGtgtcctgctgttcctgctgttgtCCATCGGGCGCTGCACGGAACAATCCACGCCGAGCAAGACGCCCCAACGGAGACACCCTCGTTCAGCAGAGGGcggagaggaagggaagaaatgcGGTTACACCTTTTTGGTCCCGGAACAAAAAATCACGGGGCCAATTTGCGTGAACACCAACGGACCGGCTGCCGGGAACAGGAAGGACGAAGTCACCAGGATGGACATCGAGAACCTGAAGGATGTGCTGTCCAAGCAAAAGCGGGAGATTGACATTTTGCAGTTGGTGGTGGACGTGGACGGAAACATTGTGAACGAAGTCAAATTACTGAGGAAGGAAAGTCGGAACATGAACTCCCGCGTCACCCAACTGTACATGCAACTCTTGCACGAGATAATCCGGAAGCGTGACAACTCACTTGAGCTTTCCcaactggaaaacaaagtccTGAACGTCACAACAGAAATGCTGAGGATGGCAACGAAATACAAGGAGCTTGAAGTAAAATACGCAGCACTGACTGATCTGGTAAACAACCAGTCTGTGACTATCTCGCTGCTGGAAGAGCAGTGCTTGAGAATCTTCTCTCGACAGGACACCCACGGGTCCCCACCCCTCGTCCAAGTGGTGCCACAGCACATTCCCAACAGCCAGCCCTACACTCCCATCCTTCTGGGAGGTAATGAGATACAGAGAGACCCGGGATACCCCAGAGATGTAAGGCCACCACCTGATCCAGCCACTTCTCCTACAAAGAGTCCTTTCAGAGTGCCACCACTGGCTCTGATTAATGAGGGTaagttcctgctgctgtttgtctAACCCGAGATCTCTCCATTTCAGAGTGAAACTGTCCCCATTGCAAACACAGAACCAAGAACTGAAAGTACCTGGTACAGCTTGCCCTTGCTCCTGATTTTCTCTccccctgccacctcccagggAAGGCTTGAGTTTGCCAAACAGCCTATTTCTGCATAAGATGAATTTGTTGAAACGGCTGATACTCAGAATTTCAGTCTGAACAATTTACACCTTTAAGTCACAAAATATTGGGggttttctctctccagctggGTTTGAGTTACAAGAATGAAAATTCAGTATTAGCATAAACTTTCTACTATTTACCTGTTTCTCTGATGATGCCTGTCAGCCACATCTTACAGCAGTAGGCAAGGGCGAATAAGAGAAACTAATTCATCTTAAACAAAAGAAGTGATTTTAAGCAGTTCTTCTTTATTCTTACATATACACATTTGCCAGAAGCTAATCCTGCTAGAAGACTTTTCATCCTTCTATTTTGACCTGCTTTAAAATGAGCATCCAAATCCACCATCACAGTTGTGCAGTAAGTCTCTAAGTGTTTGGCTGAAATATTCAAGAATGATAAGTTTGAAAGGATAATTGAATCAAGGTTGGATCCAATTAGATGCACTcagctttgaaaatttaaaatcagtaaCTACATTCCCAGTAATTGGATGGCAGTAGGGGATGGCAAGTTAAACTAATACTATAAATATTATGAACATATATTCAGGAGACTGTATCATATCTTCACATATTGCATTCTTCGGGTCAGTAGATAAATTCATTTATCACTAGAAATCAAAATTAGTGACAAGATAATTAACTACCTCTGAGCTGCCCTGAAATCACGTTTCTCACTTTATTATAATATTGACagaattgtgatttttttaaaaagtccaaggattaagaaaaataagttctCAGACATCCATTCAAGTGCTTACTCTTGGCTTCTGTCAGCACAGTAAAAGGGTTTCGTCAGGGGTTTTTGGGTTTaggttgttttgggtttttttctttcaaattgcCTTTAGCCACAGTTCAAAGTTAACTTGGTTCCTAAGATGAAGCCAAATATTTGTGACTGTTCTGCAGCATTACAACCGACCAGCTGCTGATGTAAAGAACAACTATTTTTATTCAAGGCCTGCAGAAAATTCAGGCACGAGCCCAGCTAAAATGCCAGATGTCACGGGAATTTCAATTGCATATCATGGCACAAAGGAAACAGCTCTTACCAAAGCATCACGTTGATGTCTGGTCAGACAGCAGAAGTATAATTCTAAAAAAACACAActtcctgcttcccagcaaACCCTCACTTCAAAGTTTTGTTCTAAATGCATCTTCTTCTCCCTCAATACATGCCTGCTGCACATACAAAACGAGGAGTATTATCCCTTAAATTATCTACCCTGCTTTTCACTAACCCCTTAACCCCTAAAAGTTCAGAGTTTGAAGCTGTTCTTGCAGGGGAACACAAAGAAATCTTAGGACACTTATTTTAACATTCTTCAACTTCCTTTAATACTGTTTTCTTGAGTTGGAAGTTTAAGTGCTTCTTGCAGTGCCTTGAGAAAAGGAGGATTGAGAATTGCTACAGCTGGTCAATCATCAAACCCCCAATTCCAACACAACACCCAGTTATTATctctgacttttaaaattaaggtAAGCAGATTTAACAGTGCACAGAATGAAAACTATGTCATAGAAAAGCCACCTTTACAGTTAAAAGATAATGACTATTTATAATGTATAAAGATGTCAAAAAAGACCAACGAAAACCAAAGAACCCAATTAAAAATAGGTCTGATAAAGGCTTATGTCAGAATAAAAACCTGGACAAACAAGTAGGTACAACTTCATCAGATACAGGAGGTGAAAGCTCCTTAAAAATACTTGCACACAACATAAATTTACAGAAGGGTCAATGCACATCTTAATATTGTGGGTAGAGAGTAAAACTCAAAATACATGTGGAACGGAAGGATGAGGTTCTATTTTTGGGTAGTTTGGGTAATTTGCACAAATACTGCTCTAAAATTTGAGGAAGGATAACTTTACTGTGAATTACGGTTGCCACAATTACCTTAAGTTTAATAATAATCAGTGGTCCCAAAAATCTATTGCCACCATTGTTGAAAAAGTAGCTTCAAGTTAACCCAGTACTTGAAAACTACacatcctccctccctcacaCCCTTACTAATACCTCTCAGTTaacaatataatttaatatattaatagtccagttttatttttaacttttcctctACTATTGCCCCCCCAAATCCTCTATATGAAGCTTACACAAGCACAGCTTCTATATCATCTGCTCAAGATAACATTTGGCCTCTTAAAATTATTACGCCACCAAGTTATTAAGCTTtcaacttaaaatatttaatcccTTTCCTTCTCTACCACATTTAATTTACCACAGAATATCATCTGCACTAAATCATACATCTAAACCACAATTTtagaagtgaaatatttaacaGCTCATCTTCTCAGAGTACTTCTGCCTTATAACTGCCTCAGCGACTTAGTGTACACAGACTGTTACAAAAGAGTGGATGTGTATGagatatttatttcttacaTAGATAATCTATAAAATCTGTAAGAATTTAAGCAGAAAATCATGCTTTTTTCATTAGTCAGAGCCTCCACTCACACAAGCACTGTGGAGAATCTTCCACTGTTTCAcaaatgtcagcatttccaCTGAACTAGATCGGTTCTTACAGCACGGActtgaaataaataacaaagaATTTACTTCTCCAAAAAAGGTTCAAGGCTACACACCAAAAATTATGGGATATGCTGGATTTCCTGACACTAACAGCAAAAGTCTGACACCCCTACCAAAACATTACCTCATGATAAGCACACAGACAAACCTGAGCAGCAAAGCAGACAAGTTGCATCCTGTTTCCGTAATGCCAGCTGCATTTTAGAAGTGATTCAAGTGCATTATATAAACAGACTGGTACAATTCTGTCTGCCTTAAAAACAATCCAAACATCTGCTTAGGTCTCTCATGGAAAAATGGGTCCTCAATTCCTCTTCTGGTAGAAATCACATTAGATAATATCCAGCAGATCTAATCGAGTTCCTCTTACCATTCAATTAACATTACAAAAAATTAAGACTTGGTTGTTTACACTTTTTCTAAAGCAATAATTGTTTTACAATAACACTTTTGGAACAACATACCTGTTCAGCTACAGAGCACCCAAATTTACTTTAAACAGTTCAAGGAAAGGAAGTGAGACCCAGCTTAACCCACAAAATTATCTATCTCGTGGACAAACTCTGCAATTTTCACAATCTACATGGAAATTTTAATAATTGtgaacaagagaaaaagcattCATATACCACAGCTACAGGATTTCTTTCCTGAACTCCCATTCTTCCAGTGGAAGAATGGGAAAATCATCACAAATCCTGACAGTGCAGCAGAACTTACAATGATGGCTTGATGTCTGCGACATCCCTGGTAGTTCTGTCATAGCCAGAAGCTCCAAGTTCTCTTCTTTAGATACATGAACTTTATATACTCTAATTAATATGAAATGctttaaggatttttttgttaatcaTATACTTGTCAAACTGGCAACTACTACCTGAAAATGTAAGAGAAGTGCAATTTTCAACTCGCTTTTGTCACGCAACCTTAATCTGCAGTGAAGGTCAATCTCCCTCAACCTCTATTTTTGATTAAGGAATAACCTCAACAACTGTCTTCTATGCTGCTTTGCACATGAGCTGCTTCTGTGACTGATGAGTTCTCTCTGAACTTCCAAGGATGTCTGAGAAAATGAGCCTtccaggaggagaggaaagctgtaggtaatttattttcagacataCTGAGTTTTCAAACATATTTGGGGCACCCATCACTAACCAGTCATTAGAACacactttgcttttcattagTAAATAACCAGTCTCTCTAAACCAACTGAAGCCACGATAGACaaacaaatgcttttctaaaaagcagaaaataaaaatattaccgaaaaaatgaaaggcaaagtTTTCAGAGATATGTAAACTGCACCCTTCTTACACAATGACCAGATGCCCTTCTCTAAGTAGTATTTGTAAAACCACTATTCACATGGActaaaataaagctttcaagCAGCACTGACAACAGCAACAGCATTTTTGTAGAGCCACAGCCCTAAAAAGAAGTTTATGAGCCCTTTTAGCTCCTCAGCAATCCTTCTCCATTGCTTATTTCTTCATCAGTACCCACCTACGTGTATCATGCCTGGATGACACAGGAAACTTAAAGAGACTTCTATCCACAGTTGACAGCCCCAAAACACTGGGTAAATACATAAAGGCAAAAAACTGTGCAGTGTAAGAACTCTCTCTGACTAAATTCCATGTCTGTAGGTTCTGGCAGTAAATATTTCTTACAGCAGCTCTCAAACTATTTATGTGTGCAGAGGTTTGGTTGGGTATCCcgagtttgttttggttttaacttCCAACAGTTTCAAATCGATGCACCAGGATAATGAAGTAAATTGATGTCTACCTtttgtgaaaaagaagaaaataattaacaaaaatcATAATGGACCTCAATATCAAGAGCCAGAGTATAAGTCTTGAACACAGTAGACAAAAACTTAGGTGTTGGTAAACAAAGTCTATTATTTGTTTAGCAAAATGAAGTTTTTGttcaaaaatacacaaagaGGATAGTGAcatgtttatttatatatacacaattAATCTCAGACAGTAActttttgcactgttttccaTGGTAGCTTTACACCTGAATTGAATTACTGACTTTCCATTACAAAATATCCCTGAACAATGGGCACTGCACAGCCAAGTTTGAATGCTTACAGTATTTCTTATCTAAAAGGTCCATTCAAAGACTGCCAACAAGCCAAGGAAGCTGGACATTCCAACAGTGGGATTTACATGATCAAACCTGAAAACAGCAACGAGCCAATGCAACTGTGGTGTGAGAACAGCCTGGACCCTGGAGGATGGGCAGTTATTCAGAAGAGGACAGATGGATCTGTCAACTTTTTCAGGAACTGGGACAGTTACAAGGTAAATTACAGAATGCAAAAATCAGTAGGTGAAGAAGGATAATTGGAAAGAGTGGCCACCCCTCAGAGGCAAACATTTCACAGGGAAGGTCCTATTTTCCCTCAAGGCATAGTTAAGTTTGTGTGAACCAGCTTGTCTGAAATAGCCTCTATTTGTGATGTACAACACAACTGGGAGACACATGTTGTTCTAGACAGTGACTGGGAAGCC
It encodes the following:
- the ANGPTL1 gene encoding angiopoietin-related protein 1, producing the protein MKIFKWTLGVLLFLLLSIGRCTEQSTPSKTPQRRHPRSAEGGEEGKKCGYTFLVPEQKITGPICVNTNGPAAGNRKDEVTRMDIENLKDVLSKQKREIDILQLVVDVDGNIVNEVKLLRKESRNMNSRVTQLYMQLLHEIIRKRDNSLELSQLENKVLNVTTEMLRMATKYKELEVKYAALTDLVNNQSVTISLLEEQCLRIFSRQDTHGSPPLVQVVPQHIPNSQPYTPILLGGNEIQRDPGYPRDVRPPPDPATSPTKSPFRVPPLALINEGPFKDCQQAKEAGHSNSGIYMIKPENSNEPMQLWCENSLDPGGWAVIQKRTDGSVNFFRNWDSYKKGFGNIDGEYWLGLENIYMLSNQDNYRLLIELEDWSNKKVYAEYSSFRLEPESEFYRLRLGTYQGNAGDSMIWHNGKQFTTLDRDRDMYSGNCAHFHKGGWWYNACAHSNLNGVWYRGGHYRSKYQDGIFWAEYRGGSYSLKAVQMMIRPID